A genomic window from Flavobacterium sp. I3-2 includes:
- a CDS encoding DegT/DnrJ/EryC1/StrS family aminotransferase, translated as MKKLQMVDLKGQYEHIKEEINAGIQEVLDTTAYINGPKVHEFQKNLENYLGAKHVIPCANGTDALQIAMMGLGLKPGDEVITADFTFAATVEVVALLGITPVLVDVDEDNMNISIEAIKKAITPKTKAIVPVHLFGRAANMDAIMEIAKEHNLFVIEDNAQAIGANYTWKDGSKQKVGTIGHVGATSFFPSKNLGCYGDGGAIFTNDDALAHVIRGIVNHGMYERYHHDVVGVNSRLDSIQAVVLNAKLPLLDAYGQARRKAAKAYNDAFATNVHIVTPAFDFEGDDHVFHQYVMRITNGKRDTLLAHLQENGIPCAIYYPIPLHVQKAYADTRYNDADFAVTNKLCKEVIALPMHTELDDEQIAFITSTVLNFVQ; from the coding sequence ATGAAAAAACTACAAATGGTTGACTTAAAAGGTCAATATGAACATATAAAAGAAGAAATCAACGCAGGTATTCAAGAAGTTTTAGATACTACTGCTTATATAAATGGACCTAAAGTTCACGAATTCCAAAAGAATTTAGAAAATTATTTAGGTGCTAAACACGTAATCCCTTGTGCAAACGGAACCGATGCGTTACAAATTGCCATGATGGGATTAGGTTTAAAACCTGGAGATGAAGTTATCACTGCCGATTTTACTTTTGCTGCAACAGTTGAAGTAGTTGCTTTGTTAGGAATTACCCCGGTTTTGGTGGATGTTGATGAAGATAACATGAACATTTCTATCGAAGCAATTAAAAAAGCAATTACGCCTAAAACAAAAGCAATTGTTCCGGTTCATTTATTTGGTCGTGCAGCTAATATGGATGCGATTATGGAAATTGCCAAAGAGCATAATTTATTTGTGATAGAAGATAACGCACAAGCTATTGGAGCAAATTATACATGGAAAGACGGTTCTAAACAAAAAGTTGGAACAATTGGGCATGTAGGAGCAACTTCTTTTTTTCCATCTAAAAACTTAGGATGTTATGGAGATGGTGGTGCTATTTTTACAAATGACGATGCATTGGCTCACGTAATTCGTGGAATTGTAAATCACGGAATGTATGAGCGTTACCACCACGATGTTGTTGGTGTGAATTCTCGTTTAGATAGCATTCAGGCAGTTGTTTTAAATGCAAAATTACCACTTTTAGATGCTTACGGACAAGCGCGTAGAAAAGCAGCTAAAGCGTATAACGATGCGTTTGCAACTAACGTGCATATCGTAACTCCAGCTTTTGATTTTGAAGGAGACGACCACGTGTTCCACCAATATGTCATGCGAATTACAAACGGAAAGCGCGATACTTTATTAGCACATTTACAAGAAAACGGAATTCCGTGTGCGATTTATTATCCAATTCCGTTACACGTTCAAAAAGCGTATGCTGATACTCGTTATAACGATGCTGATTTTGCTGTAACTAACAAATTATGCAAAGAAGTAATTGCATTACCAATGCATACCGAATTAGACGATGAACAAATTGCATTTATCACTTCAACGGTTTTAAATTTCGTACAATAA
- a CDS encoding SRPBCC family protein produces the protein MMIRLNFSIEINAPIAQVFDAMLGLSKKETYNNWCSVFNPTSTYEGEWKKDAKIYFVGTDKDGNKAGMISEVLEFIPNELVTIRHYGFLQNGEEITSGPIVESWSGGLEMYSYKTNGEQTIVTVELDTTSDYIDYFNEMYPKALLRLKEYLQ, from the coding sequence ATGATGATTAGATTAAATTTTTCGATTGAAATTAATGCTCCAATTGCTCAAGTTTTTGATGCTATGTTAGGGCTCTCAAAAAAAGAAACGTACAACAATTGGTGTTCAGTTTTTAATCCCACATCGACTTATGAAGGCGAATGGAAAAAAGATGCAAAAATTTATTTTGTAGGAACAGATAAAGATGGAAATAAAGCTGGAATGATATCTGAAGTTTTAGAATTTATTCCGAATGAATTGGTTACAATTCGCCATTACGGATTTTTGCAAAATGGAGAAGAAATTACTTCAGGTCCAATCGTTGAATCGTGGAGTGGCGGACTTGAAATGTATTCTTATAAAACCAACGGAGAACAAACAATTGTAACTGTTGAGTTAGATACAACTTCAGATTATATAGATTATTTCAATGAAATGTATCCAAAAGCGTTATTAAGATTAAAAGAGTATCTTCAATAA
- a CDS encoding 3-deoxy-D-manno-octulosonic acid transferase: MRFLYQIGIQTVSLLLPISSLFSSKMKLFINGRKNSFAVLKEKINPNKKYVWFHVASLGEYEQGLPVMEALKKEQPELGIVLTFFSPSGYEIRKNNTIADVTLYLPLDTKPNVKHFLDLVKPIQAFFIKYEFWPNYLTKLKNRNIPTFLISGIFRENQLFFKPYGGFYREALKAFTHFFVQNETSKQLLQQLHFNNVTVNGDTRFDRVAQILEKDNRLDFIEAFKNHTKTIVIGSSWPQDEAFLMPYINENTQNVKFIIAPHNIKEDQIQNIKNQLKKSVVLFSDKEGKNLSEFDVFIIDTIGILTKIYSYAEIAYVGGGFGTGIHNILEPATFGVPIIIGPKYQKFQEAKDLVALGSCLVVHNQEDLNNAFNLLIEDENIRKEKGNLSQQFVLKNKNATQVIINYLKTNL, encoded by the coding sequence ATGCGTTTTTTATATCAGATTGGCATTCAAACAGTTTCTTTACTTTTACCGATTTCGAGTTTATTCAGTTCGAAAATGAAATTATTCATCAACGGAAGAAAAAATTCATTTGCTGTTTTAAAAGAAAAAATCAATCCGAATAAAAAATACGTTTGGTTCCATGTAGCTTCTTTAGGTGAATACGAACAAGGATTGCCGGTTATGGAAGCTTTAAAAAAAGAACAACCTGAATTGGGAATTGTACTTACGTTTTTTTCACCTTCGGGATATGAAATTAGAAAAAACAACACTATTGCTGATGTAACTTTATATCTTCCGTTAGATACAAAACCCAACGTAAAACATTTTTTAGATTTGGTAAAACCAATTCAAGCTTTTTTTATTAAGTACGAATTTTGGCCGAATTATTTAACGAAATTAAAAAATAGAAATATTCCTACCTTTTTGATTTCAGGAATTTTTAGAGAAAATCAATTGTTCTTTAAGCCTTACGGCGGATTTTATCGCGAAGCTTTAAAAGCATTCACGCATTTTTTTGTTCAGAACGAAACGTCAAAACAACTTTTACAGCAATTGCATTTTAATAATGTAACCGTTAATGGTGATACACGTTTTGACCGCGTAGCTCAGATTTTAGAAAAAGATAATCGACTTGATTTTATAGAAGCTTTTAAAAACCACACCAAAACCATTGTCATTGGAAGTTCGTGGCCGCAAGATGAAGCTTTTCTTATGCCTTATATTAATGAGAATACACAAAACGTGAAATTCATCATTGCACCTCATAATATTAAGGAAGATCAAATTCAGAATATTAAAAATCAGCTTAAAAAATCGGTAGTTTTATTTTCAGATAAAGAAGGTAAAAACCTATCAGAATTTGATGTTTTTATTATTGATACGATTGGAATTTTAACCAAGATTTACAGCTATGCCGAAATTGCTTATGTCGGTGGCGGTTTTGGAACCGGAATCCACAATATTTTAGAACCTGCAACTTTTGGTGTTCCGATTATTATTGGTCCAAAATACCAGAAATTTCAAGAAGCTAAAGATTTGGTTGCGTTAGGAAGTTGTTTGGTTGTTCATAATCAAGAGGATTTAAACAATGCGTTTAATCTTTTAATTGAAGATGAAAATATCCGAAAAGAAAAAGGAAACTTGAGTCAGCAATTTGTCTTAAAAAACAAAAACGCAACTCAAGTTATTATCAATTATTTAAAGACCAATTTATAA
- the cobT gene encoding nicotinate-nucleotide--dimethylbenzimidazole phosphoribosyltransferase, protein MTFEQQIQHKIDFKTKPLGALGFLEQLAFKIANVQQTLTPELKFPTHVIFAADHGLAKDGVSAYPPEVTFQMVMNFLQGGAAINVFCKQNNIAMKIVDAGVNFDFEDHPELIKAKAGYGTKSALTEKAMTTEQLDFCFAEADKIVNLAFEKGSNIIGFGEMGIGNTSSASLIMASFLQEPIENCVGRGTGMNDEQLQHKINILKQVMEFHGNITNPKEIMQTFGGFEVAQMCGGMLAAYKRNMLIMIDGFIATAAFAIAQALEPNIINNAIFCHVSDESGHKKFLDSLNQKAILDLNLRVGEGTGCALAFPIIQSAVNFLNEMASFESAGVSNK, encoded by the coding sequence ATGACATTCGAACAACAAATCCAACACAAAATTGATTTCAAAACAAAACCACTTGGCGCTTTAGGTTTCTTAGAACAATTAGCTTTTAAAATTGCCAACGTACAACAAACATTAACTCCCGAATTAAAATTTCCAACACACGTAATTTTCGCTGCCGACCACGGTTTAGCAAAAGATGGTGTTAGTGCATATCCGCCAGAAGTTACTTTTCAAATGGTAATGAATTTCTTACAAGGTGGTGCTGCAATTAACGTATTTTGTAAACAAAATAACATCGCAATGAAGATTGTTGATGCAGGTGTGAATTTTGATTTTGAAGATCATCCAGAATTAATAAAAGCTAAAGCTGGTTACGGAACTAAAAGTGCGTTAACTGAAAAAGCAATGACTACAGAGCAATTAGATTTTTGTTTTGCAGAAGCTGATAAAATTGTAAACCTTGCTTTTGAAAAAGGTTCAAATATTATTGGTTTTGGCGAAATGGGAATTGGTAATACCTCATCTGCTTCGTTAATCATGGCATCATTTTTACAAGAACCTATTGAAAATTGTGTAGGTCGTGGAACCGGAATGAACGATGAGCAATTACAACACAAAATCAACATCTTAAAACAAGTGATGGAATTTCACGGAAACATTACCAATCCGAAAGAAATTATGCAAACGTTTGGTGGTTTTGAAGTAGCTCAAATGTGCGGCGGAATGTTAGCTGCTTACAAACGTAACATGCTAATTATGATTGACGGATTTATTGCTACAGCTGCTTTTGCAATTGCTCAAGCTTTAGAACCAAACATCATTAACAATGCTATTTTCTGTCATGTTTCTGACGAAAGCGGACACAAAAAATTCTTAGATTCGTTAAATCAAAAAGCAATATTAGATTTAAATTTACGCGTGGGCGAAGGAACCGGTTGCGCCCTTGCCTTCCCTATCATTCAAAGCGCAGTTAACTTTTTAAACGAAATGGCAAGTTTTGAATCTGCCGGAGTTTCGAACAAATAA
- the cobC gene encoding alpha-ribazole phosphatase family protein, which translates to MEVFVSRHTRVSVPSEICYGQTDVALRDTFQEEINRFKHRIPTDLDIVFSSPLQRCVQVAETFSEEIITDNCLLEMDFGLWEMKAWNDIQQIEIQPWYDDFVFTKTPNGENFEMLFLRLKSFLDELRTKDYQKVLIVTHAGIIRAIWSYLLEIPLQNAFKVPVGFEEVLHFHLGKTSDNDFIMEKK; encoded by the coding sequence ATGGAAGTTTTTGTAAGCAGACATACTCGTGTTTCTGTTCCATCTGAAATTTGTTACGGGCAAACCGATGTTGCTTTACGCGATACATTTCAGGAAGAAATTAACCGATTCAAACATCGTATTCCAACTGATTTAGATATTGTTTTTAGTAGTCCGTTACAACGTTGTGTACAAGTTGCAGAAACATTTTCGGAAGAAATTATTACTGATAATTGTTTACTAGAAATGGATTTCGGGTTGTGGGAAATGAAAGCTTGGAACGATATTCAGCAAATAGAAATTCAACCTTGGTACGATGATTTTGTGTTCACCAAAACACCAAATGGCGAAAACTTTGAAATGCTTTTTTTACGTTTAAAATCATTTTTAGATGAGTTACGAACCAAAGATTATCAAAAAGTTTTGATTGTCACTCATGCCGGAATCATCAGAGCTATTTGGTCGTATTTATTGGAAATACCTTTACAAAATGCTTTTAAAGTTCCGGTTGGTTTTGAAGAAGTTCTTCATTTTCATTTAGGAAAAACTTCTGATAACGATTTTATTATGGAGAAGAAATAA
- a CDS encoding GH3 auxin-responsive promoter family protein, with amino-acid sequence MALTIINSIVTWILKKRIHQMELFMKFPIDVQNELLLSLINQAQNTEFGKKHQFSSIKNYEDFSKQVPLSTYEEFEPLIERARKGEQNVFWPTPIKWFAKSSGTTNAKSKFIPVSPEALENCHFKAGKDMLCLYLNNNEDSQLFTGKSLRLGGSKQLYEDNNTIFGDLSAIIIDNLPFWAEFSSTPSNKVSLMNEWNEKMLAIVEETRNVNVTSFAGVPSWMLVLFNKVLEQTGKDNLLEVWPNAEVYFHGGVSFEPYREQYKKLFPSETFRYYEIYNASEGFFGIQDRNDHNDLLLMLDYGIFYEFIPMETFGTSNEKVIPLSQVELNKNYAMVISTNSGLWRYLIGDTVRFTSLLPYRIKVSGRTKHHINVFGEELMVENTDKALALTADSFDVEVVEYTAAPIFMEGKEKGAHEWIIEFKNPPDNLEKFAQALDLNIQTLNSDYEAKRYNSMTLNQLKLHLARPNLFYGWLRDKDKLGGQNKIPRLSNDRHYLEELLKLN; translated from the coding sequence ATGGCATTAACAATAATCAATTCAATTGTAACATGGATTTTAAAAAAGCGCATTCATCAAATGGAGCTTTTTATGAAATTTCCTATCGATGTACAAAACGAATTACTTTTAAGTTTAATTAATCAAGCACAAAATACCGAGTTTGGGAAAAAACATCAGTTCTCATCCATCAAAAATTATGAGGATTTTTCAAAACAAGTTCCGTTAAGTACTTATGAAGAATTTGAACCATTAATTGAACGTGCGCGTAAAGGTGAACAAAATGTTTTTTGGCCAACTCCAATAAAGTGGTTTGCTAAATCGAGTGGAACAACAAATGCCAAAAGTAAATTTATTCCGGTAAGTCCAGAAGCTTTAGAAAATTGTCATTTCAAAGCAGGAAAAGATATGCTTTGTTTGTATTTAAATAACAATGAAGATTCGCAATTGTTTACAGGAAAGAGTTTACGATTAGGAGGAAGTAAGCAACTTTATGAAGATAATAATACTATATTTGGAGACTTGTCTGCAATTATAATTGATAATTTACCTTTTTGGGCAGAATTTAGTTCAACGCCGAGTAACAAAGTTTCGTTGATGAACGAGTGGAACGAAAAAATGCTAGCCATTGTAGAGGAAACGCGTAATGTAAATGTGACAAGTTTTGCAGGAGTTCCGTCTTGGATGTTGGTTTTGTTTAACAAAGTTCTAGAACAAACAGGAAAAGATAATCTGTTAGAAGTTTGGCCAAATGCTGAAGTTTATTTTCACGGAGGTGTTAGTTTTGAACCGTATCGCGAACAATATAAAAAGTTGTTTCCGAGTGAAACTTTCAGGTATTACGAAATTTATAATGCTTCGGAAGGTTTTTTTGGAATTCAAGACCGAAACGACCACAACGATTTATTGTTGATGTTGGATTATGGTATTTTTTATGAATTTATTCCGATGGAAACATTTGGAACTTCAAATGAAAAAGTTATTCCTTTGTCACAAGTTGAGTTAAATAAAAATTATGCAATGGTAATTTCAACGAACTCAGGTTTATGGCGCTATTTAATTGGTGATACCGTTCGTTTTACATCTTTATTGCCTTATCGAATTAAAGTTTCGGGTAGAACAAAACATCATATCAATGTTTTTGGAGAAGAATTGATGGTTGAAAATACAGATAAAGCTTTAGCTTTGACAGCAGATTCGTTTGATGTTGAAGTAGTGGAGTATACTGCGGCACCCATTTTTATGGAAGGAAAAGAAAAAGGTGCACACGAGTGGATTATTGAATTTAAAAATCCGCCTGATAATTTAGAAAAATTTGCTCAAGCTCTTGATTTGAATATCCAAACTTTGAATTCAGATTACGAAGCTAAGCGTTATAATAGTATGACCTTGAATCAATTGAAATTACATTTAGCTCGTCCGAATTTGTTTTATGGATGGTTACGTGATAAAGATAAATTAGGTGGTCAGAATAAAATCCCACGTTTATCAAATGATAGACATTATTTAGAAGAATTATTAAAATTAAATTAA
- a CDS encoding S46 family peptidase: MKLLRLLVVLFSVPMFAQQGGMWIPSLLNGMNETEMTNLGMKMSIEDIYSVNQSSLKDAVPQFNGGCTSEVISPNGLLLTNHHCGYGEIQAHSSVEHDYLQDGFWAKSYAEELPNEDLEVTFIVSINDVTKEVLAGVDALKSEADKKALIQKNISNLQKTYKREDWQNVMIRTFYEGNQYMLFVTESFEDVRLVGAPPSSIGKFGSDTDNWVWPRHTGDFALFRIYADKNNRPAKYSKDNVPYQPKHFLPVSLDGIEQDDFTMVFGYPGRTQEYLPSYAVEQIVEVLNPAKIGIRDAALKVTDGYMRQDQAIKIQYASKFASTANYWKKWIGESQGLKKSNAVATKKAYEADFTNKVNKAGKQAEYGNLLPQFEKLYKEITPYALANDYFQESLRNDELISIGFRLYQLENAYKQNGEQSFNDRKANLIKGFEALYKDYNKNVDKDVFEKVIELYGKNAPADLTPAVIKNIDYTKLTNTIYAKTVLTSYDGIKALLNGNATEVINKMNQDPGFKLVKDLADNYFDKVAPKYQELNTEIAALQRTYMKAQLEMNPDARIFPDANSTLRVTYGKVNGYAPKDAVTYDYVTYLDGVMEKYVPGDYEFDVPQKLIDLYNTNDFGVYADKNGKLPVNFIGTNHTTGGNSGSPALDAEGNLIGLNFDRVWEGTMSDIYYDPAICRNIMVDARYILFVIDKYADAKHLIEEMKIVYPKQASKDKELKDNKLKKVKKNKKK; this comes from the coding sequence ATGAAATTACTAAGACTTTTAGTAGTATTATTTTCTGTACCAATGTTCGCACAACAAGGCGGAATGTGGATTCCTTCGTTGTTGAATGGAATGAACGAAACAGAGATGACCAATTTAGGTATGAAAATGTCAATTGAAGACATTTACAGCGTAAACCAATCGAGTTTAAAAGATGCCGTTCCACAATTTAATGGTGGATGTACATCTGAAGTTATTTCTCCAAACGGTTTATTATTAACCAATCACCACTGTGGTTATGGCGAAATCCAAGCGCATTCAAGCGTTGAACACGATTATTTACAAGATGGTTTTTGGGCTAAATCTTACGCAGAAGAATTACCTAACGAAGATTTAGAAGTTACTTTTATTGTTAGTATTAACGATGTTACTAAAGAAGTTTTAGCAGGTGTTGACGCTTTAAAATCTGAGGCTGATAAAAAAGCGTTAATTCAGAAAAACATTTCTAATTTACAAAAAACATACAAACGCGAAGATTGGCAAAATGTAATGATTCGTACGTTTTACGAAGGAAATCAATACATGTTATTTGTAACAGAATCTTTTGAAGACGTTCGTTTAGTTGGAGCTCCGCCTTCATCAATCGGAAAATTTGGTTCAGATACAGACAACTGGGTTTGGCCACGTCATACAGGAGATTTTGCTTTATTCAGAATTTATGCTGACAAAAATAATCGTCCCGCAAAATATTCAAAAGACAATGTTCCTTACCAACCAAAACACTTCTTACCTGTTTCATTAGACGGAATTGAGCAAGATGATTTTACAATGGTTTTTGGATACCCAGGTAGAACGCAAGAATATTTACCTTCGTACGCAGTTGAACAAATTGTAGAAGTTTTAAATCCAGCAAAAATCGGAATTCGTGATGCCGCTTTAAAAGTAACCGATGGTTATATGCGTCAAGACCAAGCAATCAAAATTCAATACGCTTCAAAATTTGCGAGTACTGCAAACTATTGGAAAAAATGGATTGGTGAAAGCCAAGGTTTAAAAAAATCAAATGCTGTAGCAACTAAAAAAGCGTACGAAGCAGATTTCACAAACAAAGTTAACAAAGCAGGTAAACAAGCTGAATACGGAAATCTATTACCTCAATTCGAAAAATTATATAAAGAAATTACGCCTTATGCATTAGCAAATGATTATTTTCAAGAATCGTTACGTAATGACGAATTAATTTCTATAGGATTTAGATTGTACCAATTAGAAAATGCTTACAAACAAAACGGAGAACAATCGTTCAATGACAGAAAAGCAAACTTAATCAAAGGTTTTGAAGCTTTATATAAAGATTACAACAAAAACGTAGATAAAGATGTATTTGAAAAAGTAATTGAATTATATGGAAAAAATGCTCCTGCTGATTTAACTCCAGCTGTTATTAAAAATATCGATTACACAAAATTAACGAATACAATTTATGCAAAAACAGTATTAACTTCTTACGACGGAATCAAAGCTCTATTAAATGGTAATGCAACTGAGGTTATCAATAAAATGAATCAAGATCCAGGATTTAAATTGGTAAAAGATTTAGCAGATAATTATTTTGATAAAGTAGCTCCTAAATATCAAGAATTAAACACAGAAATTGCAGCTTTACAAAGAACGTATATGAAAGCGCAATTAGAAATGAATCCGGACGCTAGAATTTTTCCAGATGCAAACAGTACGTTACGTGTAACTTATGGTAAAGTAAACGGATATGCTCCTAAAGATGCGGTAACTTATGATTATGTTACGTATTTAGATGGAGTTATGGAAAAATACGTTCCTGGCGATTATGAATTTGATGTTCCTCAAAAATTAATTGACTTATACAACACAAATGATTTTGGTGTTTATGCTGATAAAAACGGAAAGTTACCAGTAAACTTTATCGGAACAAATCATACAACAGGAGGAAATTCTGGATCACCTGCTTTAGATGCTGAAGGGAACCTAATTGGATTAAATTTTGACCGTGTTTGGGAAGGAACTATGAGCGATATATATTATGATCCTGCTATTTGTAGAAACATTATGGTTGATGCGAGATACATTTTATTCGTGATTGACAAGTACGCTGACGCAAAACATTTGATCGAAGAAATGAAAATTGTTTATCCTAAACAGGCTTCAAAAGATAAAGAACTGAAAGACAATAAGTTAAAGAAGGTTAAAAAAAATAAAAAAAAATAA
- a CDS encoding adenosylcobinamide-GDP ribazoletransferase, with the protein MIKKELTYFLTALMFFTRIPIPFKLDYSDEIMNQSQKYYPVIGWIVGGINALAFFLLQFVLPINISLIVTMIISVLLTGAFHEDGFTDVCDSFGGGYGKEKILTIMKDSRIGAYGVIGIVLLLLLKYTAMDYLAQISVPFICAVLVVAHSTSRFYSGVMIHTHQYVTDIDKSKSKPLANKALPKRTLLVGLLFTLLPFLLLGNVWYLLILPFAYLGNVYLGWYFNKHIGGYTGDCLGTVQQVTEVLIYLGCIILWKFL; encoded by the coding sequence ATGATAAAAAAAGAACTTACGTATTTTCTTACGGCATTGATGTTTTTCACCCGAATTCCAATACCATTTAAATTGGATTATTCGGATGAAATCATGAATCAATCCCAAAAATATTATCCGGTTATCGGTTGGATTGTTGGCGGAATCAACGCATTAGCTTTTTTTCTATTACAATTCGTTTTACCCATAAACATCAGTTTAATTGTAACGATGATTATTAGCGTTTTGCTAACTGGAGCTTTTCACGAAGACGGATTTACCGATGTTTGCGATAGTTTTGGTGGTGGATACGGAAAAGAAAAAATCTTAACCATCATGAAGGACAGTCGAATTGGTGCTTACGGAGTCATTGGAATTGTGCTTTTATTACTTTTAAAATATACCGCAATGGATTATTTAGCACAGATTTCTGTTCCGTTTATTTGTGCAGTTTTAGTCGTTGCGCATAGTACTAGTCGATTTTATTCTGGCGTGATGATTCACACGCATCAATACGTTACCGATATCGATAAAAGTAAATCGAAACCATTAGCAAATAAAGCACTTCCAAAACGTACATTGCTTGTTGGATTGTTGTTTACTTTACTACCGTTTCTTTTATTAGGAAATGTTTGGTATTTACTGATTTTACCTTTCGCTTATTTAGGAAATGTATATTTAGGATGGTATTTTAATAAGCATATTGGTGGATATACCGGCGATTGTTTAGGAACCGTGCAGCAAGTAACTGAAGTTTTGATTTATTTAGGTTGTATTATTTTATGGAAGTTTTTGTAA
- a CDS encoding DUF2797 domain-containing protein, with protein sequence MQYQGVLNKMQTEFGNPIQYYLAFKNSFIHFNQLLNKEIQIQFDGYECLNCGKEKKIFRQGFCFDCFNSSAEVGDWIMRPELSKAHLGIEDRDLVYEQKVQLQPHIVYLAVASDVKVGVTRKTQVPTRWIDQGASYAIPIVEVPNRYLAGITEVHLKDSFTDKTNWRKMLTNEIMAVDLVDLVQKTQSKLPNEVLPYFEQTKHEVLHLEYPVEYFPSKVSSLNLDKSAFYSGKLIGIKGQYLIFDDNTVFNIRTYEGYKVKISI encoded by the coding sequence ATGCAATACCAAGGAGTTTTAAATAAAATGCAAACTGAATTCGGAAATCCAATTCAATATTATTTAGCTTTCAAAAATTCATTCATTCATTTTAATCAATTATTGAATAAAGAAATACAAATTCAATTTGATGGTTACGAATGTTTGAATTGTGGCAAAGAAAAAAAGATTTTTCGTCAAGGATTTTGTTTTGATTGTTTTAATTCGAGTGCCGAAGTTGGTGATTGGATTATGCGTCCGGAACTAAGTAAAGCGCATTTAGGCATTGAAGACAGAGATTTAGTTTACGAACAAAAAGTACAATTACAACCACATATTGTTTATTTGGCTGTTGCGAGTGATGTAAAAGTTGGAGTTACAAGAAAAACGCAAGTGCCGACTCGTTGGATTGACCAAGGCGCAAGTTATGCAATTCCGATTGTTGAAGTTCCGAATAGATATTTAGCCGGAATTACGGAAGTACATTTAAAAGATTCGTTTACCGATAAAACCAATTGGCGTAAAATGTTAACAAACGAAATTATGGCGGTTGACTTAGTTGATTTGGTTCAGAAAACTCAATCTAAATTACCTAATGAAGTTTTACCTTATTTTGAACAAACAAAGCATGAAGTTTTACATTTAGAATATCCGGTTGAATATTTCCCTTCAAAAGTTTCAAGTTTAAACTTAGATAAATCTGCATTTTACTCTGGTAAATTAATCGGAATCAAAGGTCAATATTTAATTTTTGACGACAATACAGTTTTTAATATCAGAACCTACGAAGGTTATAAAGTAAAAATTAGTATTTAA
- a CDS encoding GNAT family N-acetyltransferase: MISFEELKSENINKITELMVDFYAIDNYPIDTEATKRNFEYFIQQPQLGRVFEIRYENEMVGYILFATLFSFEFGGTIAFLDELYISEKMRGKGLGKMAVEFAKNFAKEQDYKVLYLEVEPHNEKAQELYKKSDFKTHHRGLMIYKNEKNII, from the coding sequence ATGATTTCATTTGAAGAATTAAAATCCGAAAACATAAATAAAATCACCGAATTAATGGTCGATTTTTACGCGATAGACAATTATCCAATTGATACAGAAGCTACCAAACGTAATTTCGAATATTTTATTCAACAACCGCAATTAGGACGTGTTTTTGAAATTCGCTACGAAAACGAAATGGTGGGTTACATCTTATTTGCGACCTTATTTAGTTTTGAATTTGGCGGCACCATCGCCTTTTTAGACGAATTATACATTTCAGAAAAAATGCGTGGCAAAGGTTTAGGTAAAATGGCAGTTGAATTTGCAAAAAACTTCGCTAAAGAACAAGATTATAAAGTTTTGTATTTAGAAGTGGAACCTCATAATGAAAAAGCGCAAGAATTATATAAAAAATCAGATTTTAAAACACATCATCGCGGTTTGATGATTTATAAAAATGAGAAAAATATCATTTAG
- a CDS encoding DUF1569 domain-containing protein has protein sequence MIKNTFDKEITNEIVARINQLNPITQRLWGTMDVAQMFAHCNVPYAYTFTPENFKKPSFIMKFVLKKYVKKMVVSPEAYKQNERTSPSFVISNARDFENEKALLIANIEKTQQLGATYFEGKENFSFGLMTAEEWNTMFYKHLDHHLRQFGV, from the coding sequence ATGATAAAGAATACTTTTGATAAAGAAATAACCAACGAAATTGTTGCTAGAATTAATCAGTTAAATCCAATTACACAACGTTTGTGGGGAACAATGGATGTTGCACAAATGTTTGCGCATTGTAACGTTCCGTATGCGTACACGTTTACGCCAGAAAATTTTAAGAAACCTAGTTTTATCATGAAATTTGTTCTTAAAAAGTATGTGAAGAAAATGGTGGTAAGTCCTGAAGCTTATAAGCAAAATGAACGAACTTCTCCTAGTTTTGTTATTTCGAACGCACGTGATTTTGAAAACGAAAAGGCTTTATTAATTGCAAATATTGAAAAAACACAACAATTAGGCGCAACTTATTTTGAAGGGAAAGAAAATTTTTCGTTTGGATTAATGACTGCCGAAGAATGGAATACGATGTTTTATAAACATTTAGACCATCATTTACGTCAGTTTGGAGTTTAA